One Leptospira wolbachii serovar Codice str. CDC genomic region harbors:
- a CDS encoding ATP-dependent DNA helicase has translation MDVQAVFTNKLPKLWKDYEVRKEQMEMATSIESAFNTGSHWAIEAGTGVGKSLAYLIPSALFSLENECTVVVSTETKSLQDQLLYKDIPLVSEALGVPVNAMVALGASNYLCKRKYNRVMERGDFGPEMESSLQYFVNWEKQTTAGIRAEYDGFISNSFWNSVSRESDNCLGRNCPNFSSSYYFLEKEKWKKANILIVNHHLLASHLAGDFKILPPFSQLVIDEAHAFPEIVGRAFGSEIRYDLLMNLLHYLYFPEKRTGLVLKLKNSEKIMKSVEASIAYANDLFRMLLSAIPLQFNQFSTRHTERIKLDNGALEDTLADLASQLESLLSKYKKDSEDMEEKEIALGLEMVSGNLKKASSFLNDFRLKTNPNLVFWIEPPPQSSKDPFYYLFSQPKNTDEILASTLFPNMDSVVMTSATLSPTAGNFQYFLKEVGTTEVKTKTLASPFSYNTHSLLFVPRQVADPVQDPKRNKTDLSYWITRLLKLSEGDAFVLFTSNKLLSELYEELKNQVPFPIFSQTEMGPIAAKREFLANEKSVLFGVSSFWQGVDIKGDKLRNVIVTKLPFQVPTEPVLQAKMEDMERKGKSPFWEMQVPKTCLLLRQGFGRLIRSQSDTGMVSILDPRVHTKSYGKNVLQSLPKGVPLITEFNELERKFNLLPKS, from the coding sequence TTGGACGTACAAGCAGTTTTTACAAACAAACTTCCTAAACTTTGGAAGGATTATGAAGTTAGAAAAGAACAGATGGAAATGGCCACTTCCATTGAGTCAGCATTTAATACAGGTTCCCACTGGGCGATTGAAGCAGGAACAGGTGTAGGTAAATCCCTTGCCTATTTGATTCCGAGTGCCCTCTTCTCTCTAGAAAATGAATGCACTGTGGTAGTTTCCACAGAGACCAAATCTTTACAAGACCAACTACTATATAAAGATATCCCGCTTGTTTCTGAGGCTTTGGGAGTCCCTGTAAATGCAATGGTGGCTCTTGGTGCCAGTAACTATCTTTGCAAACGTAAATACAACCGTGTCATGGAACGGGGAGATTTTGGTCCAGAAATGGAATCTTCCCTACAATACTTTGTGAACTGGGAGAAACAAACCACAGCGGGAATCCGTGCGGAATATGATGGTTTTATATCCAATTCCTTTTGGAACTCAGTCTCTCGGGAGTCTGACAACTGTTTGGGGAGAAATTGTCCCAACTTCAGTTCCTCTTATTATTTTTTAGAAAAGGAAAAGTGGAAAAAAGCAAATATATTGATTGTAAACCACCATCTTCTCGCAAGCCACCTGGCTGGTGATTTCAAAATCCTTCCTCCTTTTTCTCAACTCGTCATTGATGAAGCCCATGCCTTTCCGGAAATTGTGGGCCGTGCCTTTGGTTCTGAAATTCGTTATGACTTACTTATGAATTTACTTCATTATCTCTATTTTCCAGAGAAACGAACAGGTCTTGTTTTAAAATTAAAAAACAGCGAAAAAATCATGAAGTCTGTTGAGGCTTCCATTGCGTATGCGAATGATCTTTTCCGTATGTTGCTTTCAGCCATTCCTTTACAGTTCAATCAGTTTTCTACGCGTCACACCGAACGAATCAAGTTAGACAACGGTGCTTTAGAAGATACTCTGGCAGATTTAGCTTCTCAATTAGAATCACTACTATCTAAATACAAAAAAGATAGTGAGGATATGGAAGAGAAGGAAATCGCTTTAGGCCTTGAGATGGTTTCTGGAAACTTAAAAAAAGCTTCTTCCTTCCTGAATGACTTTCGTTTGAAAACCAATCCCAACTTGGTTTTTTGGATTGAACCTCCTCCCCAGTCTTCGAAAGATCCTTTTTACTATTTGTTCTCCCAACCGAAAAATACGGACGAGATCTTAGCAAGCACTCTATTCCCCAATATGGATTCTGTGGTGATGACATCGGCTACCCTTTCCCCAACAGCGGGAAATTTTCAGTATTTTTTGAAGGAAGTGGGAACAACAGAAGTAAAAACCAAAACATTGGCTTCTCCTTTTTCGTATAACACACATTCGCTTTTGTTTGTTCCCAGACAAGTGGCAGATCCAGTCCAAGATCCCAAACGAAATAAAACAGATTTGTCTTATTGGATCACTCGCCTCTTAAAACTTTCAGAAGGGGATGCTTTTGTTCTTTTTACTTCCAATAAACTACTTTCAGAACTTTATGAAGAACTAAAAAACCAAGTTCCATTCCCAATATTTTCGCAAACAGAAATGGGACCAATAGCCGCCAAACGTGAGTTTCTTGCTAATGAAAAAAGTGTGTTATTTGGAGTTTCTAGTTTTTGGCAGGGTGTGGACATTAAGGGTGATAAACTTAGAAATGTGATTGTGACAAAACTTCCCTTCCAAGTTCCCACGGAACCCGTTTTACAAGCGAAGATGGAAGATATGGAACGAAAGGGGAAAAGTCCGTTTTGGGAAATGCAGGTTCCTAAAACTTGTTTGTTGCTCAGGCAAGGGTTTGGTCGCCTCATCCGATCGCAATCGGACACTGGGATGGTGAGTATCCTCGATCCACGGGTGCATACAAAGTCCTATGGAAAAAACGTCTTGCAAAGTCTTCCAAAAGGAGTTCCCCTCATAACGGAATTTAACGAATTGGAAAGAAAATTCAATCTTTTACCGAAGTCTTAA
- a CDS encoding sodium-dependent transporter translates to MKERQVEHHDGWASRIGLILAVASGAIGLGNFLRFPGQAAQNGGGAFMVPYIISFLILGIPVCLAEWTMGRMGGKHGHSTPFIFREYLKGFPLKLSGTIGVMIPVMIYVYYVFIESWCLAYAYYFLTGQMSLNGSTQDEMTKQASTFFLHLTGADANGSSFQSPIIVFFFLCVLFNFLLVYRGLSKGLEAFAKIAMPLMGICATIILIRVLTIPGIESGLAVMWNPDWSKLTQPKVWISAAGQIFFSLSTGFGIALVFSSFLKKKDDVVLSSLSSASLNEFAEVVFGGMITIPVAFLFLGMQATSFGTFGMGFIALPSVFGMMPGGDFFGGLWFFVLFLAAITSSVTMLQPGILFLEEGFHVGRRKSSLLLFLFTFCLCLPIIYFNKDFAALDIADFYIGTIMIYILASIQIFIFVFKIGVDKGVKEANEGSLIPFPKSIRFVLKYITPWFLLFIFVSFCYMNLPEYLDKMNPEVMGLLAENKGENVEDAKTKATVARSVVIGLFLIYGFIYILVSKALDHKKEKVVI, encoded by the coding sequence ATGAAAGAGAGACAAGTGGAACACCACGATGGCTGGGCCAGTCGTATTGGATTGATATTGGCTGTGGCTAGTGGTGCGATTGGACTTGGAAATTTTTTACGATTTCCGGGGCAAGCGGCTCAAAATGGTGGTGGTGCCTTTATGGTTCCTTACATCATCAGTTTCCTCATTCTCGGCATTCCCGTTTGTTTAGCAGAATGGACCATGGGTCGCATGGGTGGCAAACACGGTCATAGTACACCTTTTATCTTTCGCGAGTATCTCAAAGGATTTCCACTCAAACTTTCCGGCACCATTGGTGTGATGATTCCGGTAATGATTTATGTATACTATGTATTTATAGAATCTTGGTGTTTGGCTTACGCTTATTATTTTCTGACTGGTCAAATGTCCCTGAATGGTTCCACCCAAGATGAGATGACAAAACAGGCTTCCACATTTTTTTTACATCTAACTGGTGCCGATGCGAATGGTTCTAGTTTTCAATCCCCAATCATTGTGTTTTTTTTCTTATGTGTTTTGTTTAATTTTTTACTAGTGTATCGAGGCCTTTCCAAAGGACTCGAAGCATTTGCCAAGATTGCCATGCCTCTTATGGGAATTTGTGCTACCATCATCCTCATCCGAGTGCTCACCATTCCTGGAATTGAGTCGGGCCTTGCTGTAATGTGGAACCCCGATTGGTCAAAGCTTACCCAACCTAAAGTATGGATCAGTGCTGCTGGACAAATTTTCTTTTCTTTATCCACTGGATTTGGGATTGCACTCGTGTTCTCTAGTTTTTTAAAGAAAAAAGATGATGTCGTACTTTCTAGTCTTTCTTCTGCTTCTTTAAATGAGTTCGCAGAGGTTGTGTTTGGTGGTATGATAACCATTCCTGTAGCTTTTTTATTTTTAGGGATGCAGGCCACTTCCTTTGGAACCTTTGGGATGGGGTTTATTGCACTCCCCTCTGTTTTTGGGATGATGCCTGGAGGAGATTTTTTTGGCGGGTTGTGGTTTTTTGTGTTATTTCTCGCTGCGATTACTTCTTCGGTAACTATGTTACAACCAGGGATCCTTTTCTTAGAAGAAGGATTTCATGTGGGTCGGCGTAAGTCTTCTTTGCTATTGTTTCTATTTACCTTCTGTTTATGCCTTCCTATTATTTATTTTAACAAAGACTTTGCTGCTTTAGATATTGCAGACTTTTATATTGGAACCATTATGATTTATATTTTGGCTTCTATCCAGATCTTTATCTTTGTTTTTAAGATTGGAGTGGATAAAGGTGTAAAGGAAGCCAACGAAGGAAGTCTGATCCCCTTTCCTAAATCAATTCGGTTTGTCTTAAAATACATTACCCCCTGGTTTCTATTGTTTATCTTCGTTTCTTTTTGTTATATGAACCTGCCCGAATATTTGGATAAAATGAATCCGGAAGTTATGGGACTCCTTGCGGAAAATAAAGGAGAAAATGTGGAAGATGCTAAAACAAAGGCCACTGTGGCTCGTTCGGTAGTGATTGGATTATTTTTGATCTACGGGTTTATTTATATTTTAGTTTCCAAAGCACTGGATCACAAAAAGGAAAAGGTTGTTATATGA
- a CDS encoding helix-turn-helix domain-containing protein, translated as MLRKKRGIKQYDMARALGVSPSYLSKIETGAQDPTEKFKSSCAKYIKTSVDKLFNDSAVEDIYPEFSNGLKNKLWAVRRELGIKQYDFAKKLKVSTPFLSKVELGLLEPPEDFKNLVSKVLKMEKNELFLG; from the coding sequence ATGCTTCGAAAGAAGAGAGGTATCAAACAGTACGATATGGCAAGGGCACTAGGAGTTTCTCCGAGTTACCTGTCCAAAATTGAGACTGGAGCCCAAGATCCGACTGAAAAATTCAAGTCGTCTTGTGCAAAGTATATCAAAACCTCTGTTGATAAACTTTTCAACGACAGCGCTGTGGAAGACATCTACCCTGAGTTTTCCAATGGATTGAAAAACAAACTTTGGGCAGTCAGACGTGAGTTAGGAATCAAACAATACGATTTCGCTAAGAAATTGAAGGTTTCCACTCCGTTTTTGTCAAAAGTAGAACTTGGACTTTTGGAACCACCGGAAGATTTTAAGAATCTGGTCTCCAAAGTTCTGAAAATGGAAAAAAACGAGCTATTTCTCGGCTAA
- a CDS encoding LIC12015 family putative lipoprotein produces MNLNKFLTLGVLLSLTLASLLNCSKDSEILATFDGGTVTRKEMNFVIEASKRGNTEPQPISADIQAKILESIALEKILLKDAISSKKVAEADVQKIESLVNQFLKLNVYMREYVKNGLKEKPLEFVNLQLALVRGEDEAANLKKAEELATKLNSLSNKEIAEEISKVTEDITRRPIAGKLEPFCTNCAETPLEDILTEVKKAKKGTFISYAKAGEGRIAYVVRSTGSEKVHPERLKKYFTSIFDDFKKEATEYGKTHDDADTKASVAYFTDGESADKANQFASHTMKEYEQGLYQKELKKITEESGITVANLPRFSGPTDIDPKVFTPDYALYSTRDGKNYSWKDLTIEFEAIPNILKQDYKDEKSKTWDMLNLFQSTILQGKIAETSDRVQDVGSEISYLMQMDKMKVSLALKSLQDEIKAIPVTVTETQMRDAYEAGKLYAYADPDPKNPQNRIPKPYSAVRERIKSEMEGAQRNSFIEQKVSGLKTTYNLVIAADRLKEVTL; encoded by the coding sequence ATGAATCTAAACAAATTTCTCACTCTGGGTGTTTTGCTCAGTTTGACTCTCGCATCACTTCTCAATTGCTCCAAGGATTCTGAAATCCTAGCGACGTTTGATGGTGGAACTGTTACTCGCAAAGAAATGAACTTTGTGATTGAGGCTTCCAAACGAGGAAATACAGAACCACAACCAATTAGTGCTGACATCCAAGCAAAAATTTTAGAAAGTATCGCTTTGGAAAAAATCTTATTAAAAGATGCAATCTCCTCCAAAAAAGTGGCCGAGGCTGATGTGCAAAAAATTGAATCTCTTGTGAATCAATTTTTGAAACTAAACGTTTACATGCGTGAATATGTAAAAAATGGTTTAAAAGAAAAACCGTTAGAGTTTGTCAATCTTCAGTTAGCGCTCGTTCGGGGTGAAGATGAAGCTGCTAATTTAAAAAAAGCAGAAGAACTCGCAACCAAATTGAATTCATTGTCGAACAAAGAAATTGCAGAAGAAATTTCTAAAGTTACTGAAGACATCACACGTAGACCTATCGCTGGAAAATTAGAGCCTTTTTGTACAAACTGTGCAGAAACACCATTGGAAGATATTCTTACCGAAGTGAAGAAGGCAAAAAAAGGAACTTTTATTTCTTATGCGAAAGCAGGAGAAGGAAGAATTGCCTATGTGGTTCGTTCCACAGGTTCAGAAAAAGTCCACCCAGAGAGACTTAAAAAATACTTCACATCCATTTTTGACGATTTTAAAAAAGAAGCTACCGAATATGGGAAAACCCATGATGATGCGGACACAAAAGCATCCGTTGCCTACTTTACTGATGGGGAATCCGCTGACAAAGCCAACCAGTTTGCTTCTCATACTATGAAAGAGTATGAACAAGGTCTCTATCAAAAAGAACTAAAAAAAATTACCGAAGAAAGTGGAATCACTGTAGCAAACCTGCCACGTTTTTCAGGTCCAACAGACATCGATCCGAAGGTCTTTACACCTGATTATGCATTGTATTCCACTCGTGATGGCAAAAACTACTCTTGGAAAGATTTGACTATAGAATTTGAAGCCATTCCCAATATCCTAAAACAAGATTACAAAGATGAAAAATCTAAAACTTGGGATATGCTCAATTTGTTCCAGTCCACCATCCTTCAGGGAAAAATTGCAGAAACTTCAGACCGTGTCCAAGACGTGGGATCGGAAATTAGCTATTTGATGCAAATGGATAAAATGAAAGTTTCTTTGGCGTTAAAATCGCTACAAGATGAGATCAAAGCTATCCCAGTGACTGTGACTGAAACTCAAATGAGAGATGCGTACGAAGCCGGTAAATTGTACGCTTATGCTGACCCAGACCCAAAAAACCCGCAGAATCGCATTCCTAAGCCTTATTCGGCTGTTCGCGAAAGGATCAAATCGGAGATGGAAGGTGCCCAAAGGAATTCATTTATTGAACAGAAAGTTTCCGGGCTAAAAACCACTTACAATCTGGTGATTGCCGCCGATCGTCTAAAGGAAGTTACATTATAA
- a CDS encoding STAS domain-containing protein encodes MSLDDLVVSTEKIDTVYVTKLQGNLNNFTAEKCIKSVLNSLKHGSVILDLEELNMVTTQGIIAFKTLSEEAFLHKHKIILVNLPLSVRQAFLMAGVRNLFPIANNEEAAFKMASRPSR; translated from the coding sequence ATGAGCCTAGACGATTTAGTAGTTTCCACTGAAAAAATTGATACTGTTTACGTTACCAAATTGCAGGGAAATCTAAATAACTTCACTGCTGAGAAATGCATCAAATCGGTACTCAATTCTCTAAAACATGGTTCTGTCATTTTGGATCTAGAAGAATTGAATATGGTGACAACCCAAGGAATCATCGCTTTCAAAACGCTCAGCGAAGAAGCCTTCCTGCACAAACATAAGATCATCTTAGTCAATCTGCCGTTAAGTGTTAGACAAGCATTTTTAATGGCAGGAGTTCGTAATTTATTTCCCATCGCTAACAATGAAGAGGCTGCGTTCAAAATGGCCTCAAGACCCAGTAGGTAA
- a CDS encoding diacylglycerol/polyprenol kinase family protein yields the protein MNSGFNFFRKIWHVLGLIIPVTLFFDPFRDAFGLVFATRAILVTLLAALLVALFVLELVRLNHSGFENFFYKYFGFLMKESERQRFNGTVPYFFANFLVVLFFPAEVAILAILFLVIGDPFAAFVGSKYGKHRFYNGKSLEGIIGFLVPAFLFSVLALFLITKSHPGSFLAITGPQTELLWTPIVIVFFSVVAACVTEFFANTTAKGLVDDNLLIPIVGAVVLSVLSLLYLDYTPMDFFFDPQALYIQK from the coding sequence GTGAATTCAGGATTTAATTTTTTCCGTAAGATTTGGCATGTGCTCGGGCTCATCATTCCCGTGACCCTCTTTTTTGACCCCTTCCGCGATGCCTTTGGCCTTGTGTTTGCAACACGGGCTATTCTCGTTACCTTACTTGCGGCACTTCTCGTAGCGCTCTTTGTGTTGGAACTGGTTCGGCTAAACCATTCTGGTTTTGAAAACTTCTTTTATAAATACTTTGGTTTTCTCATGAAAGAATCCGAAAGACAAAGATTCAACGGAACGGTTCCTTATTTTTTTGCCAACTTCCTGGTAGTTTTATTCTTTCCTGCAGAAGTTGCTATCCTTGCAATTTTGTTTTTAGTAATAGGGGATCCGTTTGCGGCTTTTGTTGGGAGTAAATATGGCAAACATAGATTCTACAATGGGAAATCTTTAGAAGGGATTATCGGTTTTTTAGTTCCTGCTTTTTTATTTTCCGTTCTTGCTCTTTTTCTCATTACCAAGTCTCATCCCGGAAGTTTTCTTGCCATCACTGGCCCCCAAACAGAACTTTTGTGGACACCCATTGTTATAGTTTTCTTTTCTGTGGTTGCAGCTTGCGTAACTGAGTTTTTTGCTAACACAACAGCAAAGGGACTCGTTGACGACAACCTTCTCATTCCAATCGTGGGAGCCGTTGTCCTTTCCGTGCTTTCTTTATTGTATTTGGACTACACACCTATGGATTTTTTCTTCGATCCGCAGGCTTTATACATTCAAAAGTAA
- a CDS encoding DUF4416 family protein: MPQELLERPPGAAFFMILSYEQEDILFELKAMGEKRFSKILYESVLLPKWTPDETEREFAYPGRWTKVLSFKQRIHREELVEKKKECLEFQTLLQKKDPSVLLIPGYVTSHNIVIAKSKDDFHRTYLFQGVYGETVYHFSRGQLVVPNTAQNYFRERDVSYFFNTLRESYEFNKFKS; encoded by the coding sequence ATGCCACAAGAGTTATTGGAAAGACCACCCGGTGCTGCATTTTTTATGATCCTCTCTTACGAGCAAGAGGACATTCTATTTGAGCTAAAGGCAATGGGAGAAAAACGTTTTTCTAAAATTCTTTATGAGTCTGTCCTTCTTCCCAAATGGACACCGGATGAAACAGAGCGTGAGTTTGCCTATCCGGGGCGATGGACTAAAGTCCTTTCCTTCAAACAAAGGATCCACAGAGAAGAACTTGTTGAGAAAAAAAAGGAATGTTTGGAATTTCAAACACTTTTACAAAAAAAAGATCCGAGTGTTCTTTTGATTCCTGGATATGTCACTTCGCATAACATTGTAATTGCGAAATCTAAGGATGATTTTCATCGAACTTATTTATTTCAAGGGGTCTATGGAGAAACGGTTTATCATTTTTCCCGGGGCCAACTGGTTGTACCAAATACGGCACAAAATTACTTTCGGGAAAGAGATGTTAGTTATTTTTTTAATACACTCAGGGAATCCTATGAATTCAATAAGTTCAAATCCTGA
- a CDS encoding TldD/PmbA family protein: MDRLSIEKRLDGQKELLSGLVKKAKTNGIDQVEIYSSYGYSEDVSLEKNDLNNCTATEENMFGIRVIAEGNQGFIISNHIPSLYESIEEAYSLAKSQSTPDFDLGLPEPETISNHFNQYDDSLDLMGIEDLVATAKEALGWRNDLYSKVNIDSGDFSLSKGYKLIVSSKGVMAHELGAELSASVMGMGVDGDLVGSFDYDSASGFNKEQFQNLWKKAFTNFGDKCMGALYAKPSSGFQGKVLLPPEAVYSFFLGLFIGSLNGTSLRKGKSKMAGKLEEKIASSLLSIWDDPTNDRFMGSTGFDREGLPTSKKPILTDGVLHTYFYNTYEAKKAGLTKSNGCATGGAQSLPGCGPKQLQIAPGSSSKDEFFKLPGKTLFVNRISGTKDGASGDFSGVIKGGYVLENGEKIPVREVQVVGNAFDALNQIEAISKEGELLGESSFVPYMLLDGFTITGVTEN; encoded by the coding sequence ATGGATCGTTTATCGATTGAAAAACGGTTAGACGGTCAAAAGGAATTACTTTCCGGTCTAGTCAAAAAAGCAAAAACCAATGGAATCGACCAGGTGGAAATTTATTCCAGTTATGGTTACTCAGAAGATGTCAGCTTAGAAAAAAATGACTTAAACAACTGTACGGCAACAGAAGAGAATATGTTTGGAATCCGTGTGATAGCCGAAGGAAACCAAGGTTTTATCATCTCCAATCATATACCAAGTCTCTATGAGTCGATCGAAGAAGCCTACAGTCTCGCTAAAAGCCAATCCACGCCTGATTTTGATTTGGGTTTGCCAGAGCCAGAAACCATTTCTAATCATTTCAATCAGTACGATGATTCCTTGGATTTGATGGGTATTGAGGATTTAGTTGCCACTGCCAAGGAAGCCCTTGGTTGGAGAAATGATCTATATTCTAAGGTCAATATTGATTCGGGAGATTTTTCGCTTAGCAAGGGTTATAAACTCATTGTATCCTCTAAAGGAGTGATGGCTCACGAACTGGGAGCAGAACTTTCAGCCTCTGTGATGGGAATGGGTGTGGACGGAGATCTTGTCGGAAGTTTTGATTATGATTCCGCGAGTGGTTTCAACAAGGAGCAGTTCCAAAACCTTTGGAAGAAAGCATTTACCAACTTTGGAGACAAATGTATGGGTGCTCTTTATGCTAAACCGAGTTCCGGTTTCCAAGGAAAAGTTTTACTTCCGCCAGAGGCAGTGTATTCATTTTTCCTGGGACTCTTTATTGGTTCCTTAAATGGAACAAGTCTTAGAAAAGGAAAATCAAAGATGGCGGGAAAACTGGAAGAAAAGATTGCTTCTTCTCTCTTATCTATTTGGGACGATCCAACAAACGATCGTTTTATGGGTTCTACCGGATTTGACAGGGAAGGACTCCCTACTTCTAAAAAACCCATCCTAACCGATGGAGTGCTGCACACTTACTTCTACAATACCTATGAAGCCAAAAAAGCTGGCCTAACCAAATCCAATGGTTGTGCTACGGGAGGCGCCCAAAGTCTTCCTGGATGCGGGCCAAAACAATTGCAAATTGCCCCTGGCTCTTCTTCTAAGGATGAGTTTTTCAAACTGCCCGGGAAAACTCTATTTGTGAACCGGATCTCTGGAACTAAGGACGGGGCATCCGGTGATTTTTCCGGTGTGATCAAAGGTGGGTATGTCCTAGAGAACGGCGAAAAGATCCCTGTTCGGGAAGTGCAAGTTGTGGGAAATGCTTTCGATGCATTAAATCAAATTGAAGCCATCTCCAAAGAAGGAGAGCTTTTGGGTGAGTCCTCCTTTGTTCCTTATATGCTTCTGGATGGATTTACAATCACTGGGGTTACGGAAAACTAA
- a CDS encoding TldD/PmbA family protein, whose amino-acid sequence MRNLLKECLAEESGFVELRYHHKESRSFHAERGRVESTALRKRTGIGVRVLEAGTWGFASTSEISKSSIQNAIQVAKKAARLSSALRKDKIPNLPKANFAIGDFIGKGIEDFRTRTVEEKLKLVLDIQNAAAKQSTKLQSVGCGYSEIYEEKAIVTTDGADSFFTMVRPEFRVSAVAKEDGKMESGSHSIGVTGGWDCLFRSQSATEISEEACKTAVDLLSSVLPDGGLSTVILSPSIVGLLVHEAIGHTVEADFVLSGSVAQGKIGQRVGSELVTLCDSGFSEYYEGAGGSIPVDDEGLLPTNTVIIKNGILTSYLHNRETAERFGVAPTGSARAWEYGDVPLIRMRNTFLVPGDSSLEEMIANTKDGYYLDGAKNGQADATGEFMFAVQKAYRIQNGKITDLLKGVTVSGLAFDVLQNVDMVSKEFKWDLGSGHCGKGQPAKVDAGGPYVRTKVLLGGK is encoded by the coding sequence ATGCGTAACCTATTAAAAGAATGTTTGGCCGAAGAGTCCGGATTTGTGGAACTAAGATACCACCATAAAGAAAGCAGGTCCTTCCATGCAGAAAGAGGACGAGTGGAATCCACTGCCCTTCGGAAACGAACAGGAATTGGCGTTCGTGTTTTGGAAGCAGGCACTTGGGGATTTGCATCGACTAGTGAAATTTCAAAATCCTCCATCCAAAATGCCATCCAGGTTGCAAAAAAAGCGGCTCGCCTATCCTCCGCTCTACGAAAGGATAAAATCCCGAACTTACCAAAGGCAAACTTTGCCATTGGTGATTTTATTGGGAAAGGGATTGAAGACTTCCGCACTCGCACAGTTGAAGAAAAATTAAAACTGGTTCTAGACATTCAAAACGCAGCGGCCAAACAATCGACAAAACTCCAATCGGTGGGTTGTGGGTATTCCGAAATTTATGAAGAAAAAGCCATTGTTACTACCGACGGGGCTGATAGTTTTTTTACTATGGTAAGACCTGAGTTCCGAGTCTCTGCCGTTGCCAAAGAAGATGGAAAGATGGAATCGGGATCTCATTCCATTGGAGTGACTGGGGGATGGGATTGTCTTTTTCGATCTCAGTCGGCCACAGAGATATCTGAAGAAGCTTGTAAAACTGCAGTGGATTTACTCTCCAGTGTTTTGCCCGATGGTGGACTTTCGACTGTCATCCTTTCTCCATCGATCGTGGGACTTCTTGTCCATGAAGCCATTGGTCACACAGTGGAAGCGGATTTTGTTCTCTCGGGTTCTGTGGCCCAAGGGAAAATCGGACAACGGGTTGGTTCCGAATTAGTTACGTTATGCGACTCTGGCTTTTCCGAATACTATGAAGGTGCCGGTGGATCCATTCCTGTGGATGATGAGGGCCTCCTCCCCACAAACACTGTCATCATTAAAAATGGAATTTTGACTTCTTATTTACACAACAGAGAAACCGCAGAACGGTTTGGTGTGGCTCCTACCGGTTCGGCAAGGGCCTGGGAGTATGGAGACGTTCCCCTCATCCGTATGCGAAATACCTTTCTCGTTCCTGGAGATTCCAGTTTGGAAGAAATGATCGCAAACACCAAAGATGGATATTATTTGGATGGGGCCAAAAATGGCCAAGCGGATGCTACGGGTGAGTTTATGTTTGCCGTACAAAAAGCCTACCGCATCCAAAATGGAAAGATCACTGACCTTTTGAAAGGAGTCACAGTATCTGGACTTGCTTTCGATGTATTACAAAATGTAGATATGGTCTCCAAAGAATTCAAATGGGATTTGGGTTCGGGACATTGTGGCAAAGGCCAACCAGCAAAAGTCGATGCAGGTGGGCCCTATGTTAGAACCAAAGTATTGCTAGGTGGTAAATGA